From one Ictalurus punctatus breed USDA103 chromosome 20, Coco_2.0, whole genome shotgun sequence genomic stretch:
- the ccdc18 gene encoding coiled-coil domain-containing protein 18 isoform X4, which yields MCNSDRELVEDVLSLRNQLRRTERNLQALGEELSQSENDSVDGITEHKSGSGSDGYVTFDDLHKPGALKASSYPGRVARSSTPKPAGQKTRARAHSSDCRPRSDRDMETEAAQLRRKLSSVREENSSLVMENRQLISDLEAAQIEIASSKSKMRVLGSTIGARTSSVSIMKERILDLEAQLEAQATALREADLKRAAREQTALQCNRAVEKLEEELNAVKSELRDKTRQWKRTEQQRNQALRNAERLTAAFRDYKEDVAEKLKKVIENESKLKASLIECDREREELEKRCTEVERERERTSHSLSRELKEARVHSEALSAERQELQGRVRQASEQLGRLQRELEQKETQLQEVEGLRREREDLRLLTACQEQRLTQTHRDVEQARAELASLENVLDMLHLRENRDGELCVNPCLLPSLTSTAVTENLQHKPGERYGKLLAALQSVEKEKARQASAARSLQDRLSRAQEEISSLQTSITQRASHYQQLHNQLLDKAAQATTLEKELKKKSARLVVVEKQLQEKSAAYSQAAIKTSQLEQEIMEKDSSIDHYQSLLKKTQSEYRQAAETSKMAETHRCRELEDRMEVLRSRLAQSRAEVAALKQTVSDLQSEKQEVEHQAGLLQASVDRLTQEMEMKNVRSEEAARAFEEQALESASRMKFVESELSCCKEELSDGLRRVEEVKQQYEKQLELKNSELAVLQEAVRSRTLACESSSEENVQLQRSMQRQHAMLQESTSRIAQLEYSQSHLQSQVSQLEQELERERTTSLHQLRRKQVEVEEAKQEVQKKEKQTAELSSSITQLSSEMNACREELSDMEKELLQLRRDSSSKATQLSQMEETLQETRGMLDKKSEMVVDLEEKLHRSETDRRNSLQRARLLEEQLNTVRGELSDTLGHLEELRDVLQRTQLAADQRQATIHQLTAELRESQQELEERNHEVLDMDTALKERQGELQQRAELLGQLDVVIKEHKLEMERKVEHLQEVQEKTERKLREREKQVGFLTEKLELVKSQLQGKEDLEKSALELGQQLRVCREQLQKSAQDLQDTHTRCDALSRQLDSVSQQERQKETDVQQLREKLRVVEKWRLQGEAQLQTTITELQHELQQQREEHNREESEIARLQAKISSLERASELHSSTLHHESGTFPPLSPPLKDPAPNVPPSVNDPLGRSSISSSSWREASSDVSLELSESLKASVKAALKPPGSPCSGWQGLSHTELSSGSDMTFNPLTYMLDGEEPEEAEMDSLSGMLRFVNQTLALQEQHSDTHVQAS from the exons ATGTGTAACTCCGACCGAGAGCTGGTTGAAGATGTGCTGTCCTTGAGAAATCAGTTGAGAAGAACCGAGAGGAACCTACAGGCTCTGGGAGAAGAGTTAAG CCAGTCGGAAAATGACAGCGTCGACGGCATCACTGAGCACAAAAGCGGGAGCGGATCAGACGGTTACGTCACCTTTGACGATCTTCACAAGCCTGGCGCCTTGAAAGCATCTTCATATCCAGGAAGAGTGGCGAGATCCAGCACGCCGAAGCCGGCGGGACAGAAAACCCGTGCAAGAGCgcacagctctgactgtagg CCCCGCTCAGACCGAGACATGGAGACCGAGGCGGCTCAGCTCAGGAGGAAGCTCAGCTCGGTGAGGGAGGAGAACTCGTCTCTGGTGATGGAGAACAGGCAGCTGATCAGTGACCTGGAGGCCGCGCAGATCGAGATCGCCAGCTCCAAGTCTAAG ATGCGTGTTCTCGGTTCCACCATAGGTGCACGGACCTCCAGCGTTTCCATCATGAAGGAGCGAATCCTGGACTTGGAGGCACAGCTGGAAGCTCAAGCCACAGCTTTACG GGAAGCGGACCTGAAGCGTGCAGCGCGCGAACAGACCGCGCTGCAGTGTAACAGAGCGGTGGAGAAACTTGAAGAAGAGCTGAACGCGGTGAAATCGGAGCTGCGTGATAAAACTCGGCAGTGGAAGCG GACGGAGCAGCAGAGGAACCAAGCTCTCCGAAACGCAGAGAGACTCACCGCGGCTTTCAGAGACTACAAAGAAGACGTTGCTGAAAAATTAAAGAAG GTGATTGAGAATGAGAGCAAGCTGAAGGCGAGTTTAATCGAGTGCGACCGAGAAAGAGAGGAGCTGGAGAAAAGATGTAcggaggtggagagagagagggagaggacgAGTCACAGCCTGAG taggGAGCTGAAGGAAGCACGAGTCCATTCCGAGGCTCTCTCCGCCGAGCGCCAGGAGCTGCAGGGCCGAGTCCGGCAGGCGTCGGAGCAGCTGGGTCGCCTGCAGAGGGAGCTGGAGCAGAAGGAGACGCAGCTGCAGGAGGTGGAAGGACtcaggagggagagggaggaccTGCGACTCCTCACGGCGTGTCAGGAACAGAGGCTGACTCAGACTCACAGGGACGTGGAGCAGGCCAGAGCGGAGCTGGCCAGTCTGGAGAACGTTCTGGACATGTTGCATCTCCGAGAG AATCGAGATGGAGAGTTGTGTGTGAATCCCTGTCTTTTACCCTCGCTGACTTCGACCGCAGTCACAGAGAATCTCCAACACAAGCCAG GTGAGCGGTACGGGAAGCTGCTGGCGGCGCTGCAGAGCGTGGAGAAGGAGAAGGCGAGGCAGGCGAGCGCCGCACGGAGCCTGCAGGACAGACTGAGCCGAGCGCAGGAAGAGATCTCGTCCCTCCAGACCTCCATCACTCAGAGGGCCTCTCACTACCAACAGCTTCACAACCAGCTCCTGGATAAAGCTGCTCAGGCCACCACGCTGGAGAAAGAG ctgaaGAAGAAGAGCGCTCGTCTGGTTGTGGTGGAGAAACAGCTGCAGGAGAAAAGTGCCGCTTACTCACAGGCTGCTATTAAAACCAGCCAGCTGGAGCAGGAGATcatg GAAAAGGACAGCAGCATAGATCACTACCAGTCGCTCCTAAAGAAGACACAGAGCGAATACCGGCAGGCTGCGGAGACCTCCAAGATGGCCGAAACGCACAGATGCAGGGAACTGGAGGACAGGATGGAGGTG TTGCGGTCGCGTCTGGCTCAGAGTCGGGCCGAAGTAGCGGCGTTGAAGCAGACCGTGTCCGATCTCCAGtcagagaaacaggaagtagaaCATCAGGCCGGTTTACTGCAGGCGTCTGTGGATCGGCTCACACAG GAAATGGAGATGAAGAACGTGCGTAGTGAAGAAGCAGCGCGTGCTTTTGAAGAGCAGGCCTTGGAGTCGGCTTctaga ATGAAGTTCGTGGAGTCGGAGCTGTCGTGCTGTAAGGAGGAGCTGAGCGACGGCCTGCGGCGGGTCGAGGAGGTCAAGCAGCAGTACGAGAAGCAGCTGGAGCTGAAGAACTCGGAG ttggCAGTTCTGCAGGAGGCGGTGAGGAGCAGAACGCTGGCCTGTGAGAGCTCGAGTGAGGAGAACGTGCAGCTGCAGCGCTCCATGCAGAGACAGCACGCCATGTTGCAGGAGAGCACCAGCCGCATCGCACAGCTCGAGTATAGCCAGAGTCACCTGCAGagccag GTTTCTCAGCTGGAGCAGGAGCTGGAGAGGGAACGCACCACGTCGTTACACCAGCTCAGGAGGAagcaggtggaggtggaggaggccAAGCAGGAGGTGCAGAAGAAGGAGAAGCAAACTGCTGAACTCTCTTCTTCCATAAC gcAGCTGAGCTCCGAGATGAACGCATGCAGAGAGGAGCTTTCAGACATGGAGAAGGAGCTGCTGCAGCTGAGGAGGGACAGCAGCTCTAAAGCcacacagctcagtcagatGGAGGAGACGCTGCAGGAGACCCGGGGCATGCTGGATAAGAAGAGTGAAATGG TGGTGGACCTGGAGGAGAAGCTCCACCGGAGCGAGACGGACAGGCGGAACTCTCTGCAGCGGGCTCGCCTGTTGGAGGAGCAGTTAAACACGGTGCGCGGCGAGCTGTCCGACACGCTCGGCCACCTGGAGGAGCTGAGGGACGTGCTGCAGAGGACTCAGCTCGCCGCCGACCAGCGGCAGGCCACCATCCACCAGCTCACCGCAGAGCTCAG ggAGAGCCAGCAAGAGCTGGAGGAGAGGAATCATGAGGTGTTGGATATGGACACTGCACTGAAGGAGAGACAGGGGGAACTGCAGCAGAGAGCAGAGCTG CTCGGACAGCTGGATGTGGTCATTAAGGAGCATAAGctggagatggagaggaaggtGGAACATCTGCAGGAGGTCCAGGAGAAGACCGAGAGAaagctcagagagagagagaaacag GTGGGGTTTCTGACTGAGAAGCTGGAATTGGTCAAATCCCAGCTCCAGGGGAAGGAGGATCTGGAAAAG agtgcGTTGGAGCTCGGTCAGCAGCTGCGTGTGTGTCGCGAGCAGCTCCAGAAGAGCGCTCAGGAtctgcaggacacacacactcgctgtgATGCTCTGAGCAGGCAGCTGGACAGCGTCTCACAGCAGGAGAGACAGAAG gAGACTGACGTGCAGCAGCTGCGGGAGAAGCTCCGTGTGGTTGAGAAGTGGCGGCTGCAGGGTGAGGCTCAGTTGCAGACCACAATCACCGAACTACAACATGAACTGCAGCAGCAAAGAGAAGAGCACAACAGAGAG GAATCGGAGATCGCACGTCTCCAGGCGAAGATCTCCAGCCTCGAGAGAGCCTCCGAGCTCCACAGCTCCACGCTCCATCACGAGTCTGGCACATTTCctcccctctctcctcctctcaaaGACCCTGCGCCAAATGTCCCCCCTTCCGTCAACGACCCCCTCGGTCGCTCCAGCATCTCCTCCAGCTCCTGGAGGGAAGCCTCGTCAGACGTGTCTCTGGAGCTCTCGGAGAGCCTGAAGGCCAGCGTGAAGGCGGCTCTGAAGCCTCCGGGTTCCCCGTGCAGTGGCTGGCAGGGCCTGAGCCACACGGAGCTCTCCTCCGGCTCAGACATGACCTTCAACCCACTCACCTACATGCTGGATGGAGAGGAACCCGAGGAAGCGGAAATGGACTCTCTGTCAGGCATGCTGAGATTCGTTAATCAGACTCTGGCCCTGCAGGAACAGCACTCGGACACGCACGTCCAGGCAAGTTAG
- the ccdc18 gene encoding coiled-coil domain-containing protein 18 isoform X1: MCNSDRELVEDVLSLRNQLRRTERNLQALGEELSQSENDSVDGITEHKSGSGSDGYVTFDDLHKPGALKASSYPGRVARSSTPKPAGQKTRARAHSSDCRPRSDRDMETEAAQLRRKLSSVREENSSLVMENRQLISDLEAAQIEIASSKSKMRVLGSTIGARTSSVSIMKERILDLEAQLEAQATALREADLKRAAREQTALQCNRAVEKLEEELNAVKSELRDKTRQWKRTEQQRNQALRNAERLTAAFRDYKEDVAEKLKKVIENESKLKASLIECDREREELEKRCTEVERERERTSHSLSRELKEARVHSEALSAERQELQGRVRQASEQLGRLQRELEQKETQLQEVEGLRREREDLRLLTACQEQRLTQTHRDVEQARAELASLENVLDMLHLRENRDGELCVNPCLLPSLTSTAVTENLQHKPGERYGKLLAALQSVEKEKARQASAARSLQDRLSRAQEEISSLQTSITQRASHYQQLHNQLLDKAAQATTLEKELKKKSARLVVVEKQLQEKSAAYSQAAIKTSQLEQEIMEKDSSIDHYQSLLKKTQSEYRQAAETSKMAETHRCRELEDRMEVLRSRLAQSRAEVAALKQTVSDLQSEKQEVEHQAGLLQASVDRLTQEMEMKNVRSEEAARAFEEQALESASRMKFVESELSCCKEELSDGLRRVEEVKQQYEKQLELKNSELAVLQEAVRSRTLACESSSEENVQLQRSMQRQHAMLQESTSRIAQLEYSQSHLQSQVSQLEQELERERTTSLHQLRRKQVEVEEAKQEVQKKEKQTAELSSSITQLSSEMNACREELSDMEKELLQLRRDSSSKATQLSQMEETLQETRGMLDKKSEMVVDLEEKLHRSETDRRNSLQRARLLEEQLNTVRGELSDTLGHLEELRDVLQRTQLAADQRQATIHQLTAELRESQQELEERNHEVLDMDTALKERQGELQQRAELLGQLDVVIKEHKLEMERKVEHLQEVQEKTERKLREREKQVGFLTEKLELVKSQLQGKEDLEKSALELGQQLRVCREQLQKSAQDLQDTHTRCDALSRQLDSVSQQERQKETDVQQLREKLRVVEKWRLQGEAQLQTTITELQHELQQQREEHNREVSALQQTRGQLLKVSEQISVSLRSSQEQLEEARADAAELHTQLRSTQQLLQHANETLLVKESEIARLQAKISSLERASELHSSTLHHESGTFPPLSPPLKDPAPNVPPSVNDPLGRSSISSSSWREASSDVSLELSESLKASVKAALKPPGSPCSGWQGLSHTELSSGSDMTFNPLTYMLDGEEPEEAEMDSLSGMLRFVNQTLALQEQHSDTHVQAS, translated from the exons ATGTGTAACTCCGACCGAGAGCTGGTTGAAGATGTGCTGTCCTTGAGAAATCAGTTGAGAAGAACCGAGAGGAACCTACAGGCTCTGGGAGAAGAGTTAAG CCAGTCGGAAAATGACAGCGTCGACGGCATCACTGAGCACAAAAGCGGGAGCGGATCAGACGGTTACGTCACCTTTGACGATCTTCACAAGCCTGGCGCCTTGAAAGCATCTTCATATCCAGGAAGAGTGGCGAGATCCAGCACGCCGAAGCCGGCGGGACAGAAAACCCGTGCAAGAGCgcacagctctgactgtagg CCCCGCTCAGACCGAGACATGGAGACCGAGGCGGCTCAGCTCAGGAGGAAGCTCAGCTCGGTGAGGGAGGAGAACTCGTCTCTGGTGATGGAGAACAGGCAGCTGATCAGTGACCTGGAGGCCGCGCAGATCGAGATCGCCAGCTCCAAGTCTAAG ATGCGTGTTCTCGGTTCCACCATAGGTGCACGGACCTCCAGCGTTTCCATCATGAAGGAGCGAATCCTGGACTTGGAGGCACAGCTGGAAGCTCAAGCCACAGCTTTACG GGAAGCGGACCTGAAGCGTGCAGCGCGCGAACAGACCGCGCTGCAGTGTAACAGAGCGGTGGAGAAACTTGAAGAAGAGCTGAACGCGGTGAAATCGGAGCTGCGTGATAAAACTCGGCAGTGGAAGCG GACGGAGCAGCAGAGGAACCAAGCTCTCCGAAACGCAGAGAGACTCACCGCGGCTTTCAGAGACTACAAAGAAGACGTTGCTGAAAAATTAAAGAAG GTGATTGAGAATGAGAGCAAGCTGAAGGCGAGTTTAATCGAGTGCGACCGAGAAAGAGAGGAGCTGGAGAAAAGATGTAcggaggtggagagagagagggagaggacgAGTCACAGCCTGAG taggGAGCTGAAGGAAGCACGAGTCCATTCCGAGGCTCTCTCCGCCGAGCGCCAGGAGCTGCAGGGCCGAGTCCGGCAGGCGTCGGAGCAGCTGGGTCGCCTGCAGAGGGAGCTGGAGCAGAAGGAGACGCAGCTGCAGGAGGTGGAAGGACtcaggagggagagggaggaccTGCGACTCCTCACGGCGTGTCAGGAACAGAGGCTGACTCAGACTCACAGGGACGTGGAGCAGGCCAGAGCGGAGCTGGCCAGTCTGGAGAACGTTCTGGACATGTTGCATCTCCGAGAG AATCGAGATGGAGAGTTGTGTGTGAATCCCTGTCTTTTACCCTCGCTGACTTCGACCGCAGTCACAGAGAATCTCCAACACAAGCCAG GTGAGCGGTACGGGAAGCTGCTGGCGGCGCTGCAGAGCGTGGAGAAGGAGAAGGCGAGGCAGGCGAGCGCCGCACGGAGCCTGCAGGACAGACTGAGCCGAGCGCAGGAAGAGATCTCGTCCCTCCAGACCTCCATCACTCAGAGGGCCTCTCACTACCAACAGCTTCACAACCAGCTCCTGGATAAAGCTGCTCAGGCCACCACGCTGGAGAAAGAG ctgaaGAAGAAGAGCGCTCGTCTGGTTGTGGTGGAGAAACAGCTGCAGGAGAAAAGTGCCGCTTACTCACAGGCTGCTATTAAAACCAGCCAGCTGGAGCAGGAGATcatg GAAAAGGACAGCAGCATAGATCACTACCAGTCGCTCCTAAAGAAGACACAGAGCGAATACCGGCAGGCTGCGGAGACCTCCAAGATGGCCGAAACGCACAGATGCAGGGAACTGGAGGACAGGATGGAGGTG TTGCGGTCGCGTCTGGCTCAGAGTCGGGCCGAAGTAGCGGCGTTGAAGCAGACCGTGTCCGATCTCCAGtcagagaaacaggaagtagaaCATCAGGCCGGTTTACTGCAGGCGTCTGTGGATCGGCTCACACAG GAAATGGAGATGAAGAACGTGCGTAGTGAAGAAGCAGCGCGTGCTTTTGAAGAGCAGGCCTTGGAGTCGGCTTctaga ATGAAGTTCGTGGAGTCGGAGCTGTCGTGCTGTAAGGAGGAGCTGAGCGACGGCCTGCGGCGGGTCGAGGAGGTCAAGCAGCAGTACGAGAAGCAGCTGGAGCTGAAGAACTCGGAG ttggCAGTTCTGCAGGAGGCGGTGAGGAGCAGAACGCTGGCCTGTGAGAGCTCGAGTGAGGAGAACGTGCAGCTGCAGCGCTCCATGCAGAGACAGCACGCCATGTTGCAGGAGAGCACCAGCCGCATCGCACAGCTCGAGTATAGCCAGAGTCACCTGCAGagccag GTTTCTCAGCTGGAGCAGGAGCTGGAGAGGGAACGCACCACGTCGTTACACCAGCTCAGGAGGAagcaggtggaggtggaggaggccAAGCAGGAGGTGCAGAAGAAGGAGAAGCAAACTGCTGAACTCTCTTCTTCCATAAC gcAGCTGAGCTCCGAGATGAACGCATGCAGAGAGGAGCTTTCAGACATGGAGAAGGAGCTGCTGCAGCTGAGGAGGGACAGCAGCTCTAAAGCcacacagctcagtcagatGGAGGAGACGCTGCAGGAGACCCGGGGCATGCTGGATAAGAAGAGTGAAATGG TGGTGGACCTGGAGGAGAAGCTCCACCGGAGCGAGACGGACAGGCGGAACTCTCTGCAGCGGGCTCGCCTGTTGGAGGAGCAGTTAAACACGGTGCGCGGCGAGCTGTCCGACACGCTCGGCCACCTGGAGGAGCTGAGGGACGTGCTGCAGAGGACTCAGCTCGCCGCCGACCAGCGGCAGGCCACCATCCACCAGCTCACCGCAGAGCTCAG ggAGAGCCAGCAAGAGCTGGAGGAGAGGAATCATGAGGTGTTGGATATGGACACTGCACTGAAGGAGAGACAGGGGGAACTGCAGCAGAGAGCAGAGCTG CTCGGACAGCTGGATGTGGTCATTAAGGAGCATAAGctggagatggagaggaaggtGGAACATCTGCAGGAGGTCCAGGAGAAGACCGAGAGAaagctcagagagagagagaaacag GTGGGGTTTCTGACTGAGAAGCTGGAATTGGTCAAATCCCAGCTCCAGGGGAAGGAGGATCTGGAAAAG agtgcGTTGGAGCTCGGTCAGCAGCTGCGTGTGTGTCGCGAGCAGCTCCAGAAGAGCGCTCAGGAtctgcaggacacacacactcgctgtgATGCTCTGAGCAGGCAGCTGGACAGCGTCTCACAGCAGGAGAGACAGAAG gAGACTGACGTGCAGCAGCTGCGGGAGAAGCTCCGTGTGGTTGAGAAGTGGCGGCTGCAGGGTGAGGCTCAGTTGCAGACCACAATCACCGAACTACAACATGAACTGCAGCAGCAAAGAGAAGAGCACAACAGAGAG GTGTCGGCTCTTCAGCAGACCCGTGGGCAGCTCCTGAAGGTGTCCGAGCAGATCTCCGTCAGCCTCCGAAGCTCTCAGGAGCAGCTGGAGGAAGCCAGAGCCGACGCCGCCGAGCTCCACACGCAGCTCCGGTCCACACAGCAGCTGTTACAGCACGCCAACGAAACGCTGCTCGTTAAG GAATCGGAGATCGCACGTCTCCAGGCGAAGATCTCCAGCCTCGAGAGAGCCTCCGAGCTCCACAGCTCCACGCTCCATCACGAGTCTGGCACATTTCctcccctctctcctcctctcaaaGACCCTGCGCCAAATGTCCCCCCTTCCGTCAACGACCCCCTCGGTCGCTCCAGCATCTCCTCCAGCTCCTGGAGGGAAGCCTCGTCAGACGTGTCTCTGGAGCTCTCGGAGAGCCTGAAGGCCAGCGTGAAGGCGGCTCTGAAGCCTCCGGGTTCCCCGTGCAGTGGCTGGCAGGGCCTGAGCCACACGGAGCTCTCCTCCGGCTCAGACATGACCTTCAACCCACTCACCTACATGCTGGATGGAGAGGAACCCGAGGAAGCGGAAATGGACTCTCTGTCAGGCATGCTGAGATTCGTTAATCAGACTCTGGCCCTGCAGGAACAGCACTCGGACACGCACGTCCAGGCAAGTTAG